In one Notolabrus celidotus isolate fNotCel1 chromosome 1, fNotCel1.pri, whole genome shotgun sequence genomic region, the following are encoded:
- the LOC117813385 gene encoding potassium voltage-gated channel subfamily A member 10: protein MEVPLVNFENMDDVGINLGDPNDSGYPTSPTSEAPDQNLLPRRLSSPHQSPRRGRRRHQSGQEGLSPSTPPTLTTKANSSSCSLISNLKLLVNSESPTDSVFSKMAKDCYENEDLFEKHFLEQKDEKVVINISGLMFETQLSTLNKFPETLLGDPMKRISYFDPMKNEYFFDRNRPSFDGILYYYQSGGRIRRPANVPLDVFANEIVFYELGHEAMEQFREDEGFVKEPEVLLPTNELQRQFWLLFEYPESSSAAKSVALVSVLVIVISIFIFCLETLPEFREDTDYIPGLTEIINGTQSGPRPPVKDVMAYLTDPFFIVETICIIWFCFEAGVRFIVCPSKSDFFNNIMNIIDIVSIIPYFVTLGTELATTPDDDMNSSQNMSLAILRIIRLVRVFRIFKLSRHSKGLQILGQTLKASMRELGLLIFFLFIGVILFSSAIYFAEVDEPQTQFVSIPDGFWWAVVTMTTVGYGDMCPITMGGKMVGTLCAIAGVLTIALPVPVIVSNFNYFYHRETEQDQKQIMDAAAEAAQKTSAANKYGSTPSLNKSNGTWQNEKNGMH, encoded by the coding sequence ATGGAGGTGCCGCTTGTTAATTTTGAGAACATGGATGATGTCGGCATTAACCTGGGAGACCCGAATGACTCAGGGTATCCGACTTCACCCACATCCGAGGCTCCCGATCAGAACCTTCTGCCCCGTCGTTTGAGTTCTCCTCATCAGTCGCCGCGCAGAGGACGACGTAGACATCAGTCCGGCCAAGAAGGGCTGTCCCCGTCCACTCCTCCGACCCTGACCACTAAAGCAAACTCCAGCAGCTGCAGTTTAATCTCTAATCTGAAGCTCCTGGTTAACAGTGAGTCTCCCACTGACAGTGTCTTCAGTAAAATGGCGAAGGATTGTTACGAAAATGAAGATTTGTTTGAAAAGCACTTCCTGGAACAAAAAGACGAGAAGGTTGTCATCAATATTTCAGGACTGATGTTTGAAACCCAGCTCAGTACCTTGAACAAGTTTCCAGAGACGCTCCTCGGTGACCCCATGAAGAGGATTAGCTACTTTGACCCGATGAAAAACGAGTACTTTTTTGACAGGAACCGCCCGTCTTTTGATGGTATTCTGTACTACTATCAGTCAGGAGGGAGGATCCGCAGACCGGCCAACGTTCCCTTagatgtttttgcaaatgaaattGTTTTCTACGAATTGGGTCATGAAGCGATGGAGCAGTTCCGCGAAGACGAAGGGTTTGTCAAAGAGCCAGAGGTTCTTCTGCCCACAAATGAACTCCAACGACAATTCTGGCTCCTTTTTGAATACCCAGAAAGCTCCAGTGCCGCCAAATCTGTCGCATTGGTTTCTGTCTTAGTCATCGTCATTTCCATCTTCATCTTCTGCTTAGAGACTCTGCCAGAGTTCAGGGAGGACACTGACTACATCCCAGGTTTAACGGAAATCATCAACGGGACCCAAAGCGGTCCTCGTCCTCCTGTTAAAGACGTGATGGCGTACCTCACAGACCCGTTTTTCATTGTGGAGACTATTTGCATCATTTGGTTCTGCTTTGAAGCCGGTGTCCGTTTCATAGTGTGCCCAAGCAAGAGTGATTTCTTCAATAACATCATGAATATCATTGACATAGTCTCTATCATTCCCTACTTTGTAACCCTGGGGACAGAGCTGGCCACGACCCCTGACGATGATATGAACTCTAGTCAGAACATGTCTCTCGCAATCCTAAGAATCATCCGCCTGGTGAGAGTTTTCAGAATCTTTAAGCTCTCCCGACACTCGAAAGGACTTCAGATCTTGGGACAGACCTTGAAAGCCAGCATGAGGGAACTTGGGCTGCTCATCTTCTTCCTTTTTATAGGAGTCATCCTTTTCTCAAGTGCCATCTACTTTGCAGAAGTGGATGAGCCCCAGACGCAGTTTGTCAGCATCCCTGACGGCTTCTGGTGGGCTGTGGTGACAATGACCACTGTGGGCTACGGAGACATGTGCCCCATCACCATGGGAGGCAAAATGGTCGGCACTCTCTGTGCCATTGCTGGTGTCCTGACCATTGCCTTGCCTGTCCCTGTCATTGTCTCCAACTTTAACTATTTTTACCACAGAGAAACTGAGCAGGATCAGAAGCAGATTATGGATGCAGCAGCCGAGGCTGCACAGAAAACATCAGCTGCAAACAAGTATGGAAGCACACCATCGCTAAATAAGAGTAATGGCACCTGGCAGAATGAGAAAAACGGCATGCATTGA